The Pricia mediterranea genome includes a window with the following:
- a CDS encoding TonB-dependent receptor has protein sequence MNKNCKLILIMIIGFSHIGFAQEDDNDEETDDIGTETVTVTKAYTPTISDAFKIKTMPTLGDSIVLQKKKVEYSIFSVPVASTFTPAKGTATAVKKTPPPILYNSYASAGGGNPANFMAKFYTSRAIDRESGFTVGLDHNSSFGDIKGVALDNVYSNSEIGGSYTKRDRDFDWGVDIGAQHQLYNWYGIPDGVFTEAAVNAMDERQNYFMAEAGAHINVQDSYFENAELEYRRFWDAIKSGENRAVFKTGFGFPVADESLDIKIKMDYINGSFDNADLNRAANTVGIEYGHLQAGLNPNLTLLDDDFSLNLGVNLVYGIDMENDDGNFYIYPAVTASYRLLDEMAIAYGGLVGELQQNSYYGFVEENPYVSPTLNIIPTDTKYDGYVGLKGQLLPYLSYNVKASYTAEDRSPLFKLNPQNTFRNDDKSYNFGNSFEVFYDDIKTLGAFGELNVDVNRNFTLGVNAEYYHYSTETDNPAWNRPSLKGSLFMDYQIGEQWYAGANLFYIGEREDVATIADQTGIPSNFSAERVTLDGFFDANAHLGYRYNKQLSIFLKAANIANDNYLRWANYPVQGLQVLAGMTYKFDI, from the coding sequence ATGAACAAAAACTGTAAACTCATTCTAATCATGATCATCGGGTTTTCGCACATCGGCTTCGCCCAAGAAGACGACAATGATGAGGAAACCGATGATATCGGAACCGAGACGGTTACGGTCACCAAGGCCTATACCCCGACCATCTCCGATGCTTTTAAGATCAAGACAATGCCTACGCTGGGAGATTCCATCGTTCTTCAAAAGAAAAAAGTAGAATACAGTATTTTTTCGGTACCCGTGGCCTCGACCTTTACCCCGGCCAAGGGAACGGCGACCGCTGTAAAGAAAACCCCGCCACCGATCTTGTACAACTCCTACGCCTCGGCAGGGGGCGGGAATCCCGCAAATTTTATGGCGAAGTTCTATACCAGCCGCGCCATTGATAGAGAGTCCGGATTTACGGTGGGGCTGGACCATAATTCCTCTTTCGGCGACATCAAGGGCGTGGCCCTGGACAACGTGTACTCCAACTCCGAAATTGGCGGTTCCTATACGAAGCGGGACCGCGATTTTGATTGGGGGGTGGACATCGGTGCCCAGCACCAGCTTTACAATTGGTACGGTATTCCCGATGGGGTCTTTACCGAGGCGGCGGTCAACGCCATGGACGAACGCCAAAATTATTTTATGGCAGAGGCGGGCGCCCATATCAACGTGCAGGATTCCTATTTCGAAAATGCGGAACTGGAGTACCGCCGGTTTTGGGATGCGATAAAATCGGGGGAGAACCGAGCGGTGTTCAAGACAGGTTTCGGATTTCCCGTGGCCGATGAATCCCTGGATATAAAAATAAAAATGGATTATATCAACGGCAGTTTTGACAATGCCGACCTGAACCGTGCGGCCAATACGGTGGGCATAGAATACGGACATCTACAGGCCGGCCTGAACCCGAACCTCACCTTGCTTGACGATGATTTTTCCCTGAATCTGGGCGTCAACCTGGTGTATGGCATCGATATGGAGAACGACGACGGCAATTTCTATATCTATCCAGCGGTGACAGCTTCCTATCGGCTACTCGATGAAATGGCCATTGCATATGGGGGGCTGGTAGGGGAACTACAGCAGAATTCATACTACGGATTTGTTGAGGAAAATCCCTATGTTTCCCCGACCTTGAACATCATCCCCACCGACACCAAGTACGATGGGTATGTGGGACTCAAAGGTCAGTTGCTGCCCTATCTCAGCTATAACGTAAAAGCATCGTACACCGCAGAAGATCGGAGTCCCCTTTTCAAACTGAATCCCCAAAATACGTTTCGCAACGACGATAAGAGCTATAATTTCGGCAATTCCTTCGAGGTGTTCTACGATGATATCAAAACGCTAGGTGCCTTCGGCGAGCTAAACGTAGATGTCAACCGCAACTTTACCTTGGGAGTAAACGCCGAATACTACCACTATTCCACCGAAACCGATAACCCGGCCTGGAACCGTCCCAGTTTAAAAGGGTCCCTTTTTATGGACTATCAGATCGGGGAGCAATGGTATGCGGGCGCCAATCTGTTTTATATAGGCGAGCGCGAAGATGTCGCCACGATTGCCGACCAGACGGGAATTCCCTCGAACTTTAGCGCTGAACGCGTCACCTTGGACGGTTTCTTCGATGCCAACGCACATTTGGGATACCGGTACAACAAGCAGCTCTCCATTTTTTTAAAAGCCGCCAATATCGCCAACGATAACTACCTGCGCTGGGCCAATTATCCCGTGCAAGGCTTGCAGGTGCTAGCGGGGATGACCTACAAATTTGATATTTAA
- a CDS encoding cell division ATP-binding protein FtsE, with product MSDTILELKNAAIFQKDSLVLNEVNLEVKKGEFVYLIGKTGSGKSSFMKTLYGDLPLREGTGSIVDFDLTKLREKKIPFLRRKLGIVFQDFKLLPDRNINNNLSFVLRATGWKDAQKMKLKIEDVLGKVGMKTKGFKFPHQLSGGEQQRVAIARALLNDPELILADEPTGNLDPQTSVEVMKVLQEIHKSGRTILMATHDYALILKYPSKTLKCDGNKIFEVVQRAV from the coding sequence ATGTCAGACACCATCCTAGAACTTAAAAACGCGGCTATTTTTCAAAAGGACAGCCTTGTGCTGAACGAGGTCAACCTCGAGGTCAAAAAAGGGGAATTCGTGTACCTGATCGGAAAGACCGGGAGCGGAAAGAGCAGTTTTATGAAAACGCTCTACGGCGATCTGCCCCTAAGGGAAGGCACCGGAAGCATTGTGGATTTCGACCTCACCAAACTCCGGGAAAAAAAAATTCCGTTTCTGCGCCGGAAACTCGGCATCGTCTTTCAGGATTTCAAGCTCCTCCCCGACCGGAATATCAACAACAACCTATCCTTTGTTCTAAGGGCCACGGGATGGAAAGATGCCCAAAAAATGAAACTGAAGATCGAGGACGTGCTCGGCAAGGTGGGCATGAAGACCAAGGGCTTTAAGTTCCCGCATCAGCTCTCGGGCGGCGAGCAACAGCGGGTCGCCATCGCCCGTGCCCTGCTCAACGACCCCGAACTCATCCTTGCCGACGAGCCCACCGGAAACCTCGACCCCCAGACCAGCGTAGAGGTCATGAAAGTATTGCAGGAAATCCATAAATCCGGACGTACCATTTTGATGGCGACCCACGATTACGCGCTGATTCTGAAATATCCATCCAAAACTTTGAAGTGCGATGGGAACAAGATCTTTGAGGTGGTGCAGCGGGC
- a CDS encoding NIPSNAP family protein encodes MKNQFFILLSALLLIVAVTTDAYSQTRQRDYYQLKTYTLKNEKQDSVMDAYLKDAYLPALKRAGIENVGVFKYRPSNFLAAYKIFVLIPFVSLEQFETLDDMLAQDKSYISQGMPYIKAKYDAPPYERINSVLMRAFTGMPHMKPSEVEGSRKERVYELRSYESPTEATYKNKVDMFNAGGEIELFEALGANAVFYAEVLSGNRMPNLMYMTTYPNMDKRDAVWEAFFASEKWGELSTDPKYLNNMNKADVMLLYPTAYSDY; translated from the coding sequence ATGAAAAATCAATTTTTTATCCTGCTTTCGGCACTTTTGCTGATCGTCGCCGTCACCACGGACGCGTATTCCCAAACACGGCAGCGGGACTATTACCAACTAAAAACCTATACGCTAAAAAATGAAAAACAGGATAGTGTGATGGATGCCTACCTAAAGGATGCCTACCTGCCGGCCCTGAAGCGTGCGGGGATCGAAAATGTCGGGGTGTTCAAATATCGGCCGAGCAACTTCTTGGCCGCCTATAAAATTTTTGTTTTAATTCCATTCGTTTCCCTGGAACAGTTCGAGACCTTGGACGATATGTTGGCGCAGGACAAAAGCTATATTTCCCAAGGGATGCCCTATATCAAGGCGAAATATGACGCACCGCCATACGAGAGGATCAATTCCGTTTTGATGCGTGCCTTTACGGGGATGCCCCATATGAAACCTTCGGAAGTGGAAGGGAGCCGAAAAGAGCGGGTATATGAACTTCGCAGCTATGAATCGCCTACAGAAGCTACCTATAAAAACAAAGTGGACATGTTCAATGCCGGAGGAGAAATTGAGCTTTTTGAAGCTTTGGGCGCAAATGCCGTTTTTTACGCCGAAGTACTTTCGGGCAATCGCATGCCCAACCTAATGTATATGACTACCTACCCCAATATGGATAAACGGGATGCCGTTTGGGAAGCTTTTTTCGCTTCGGAAAAATGGGGGGAACTCTCGACAGATCCGAAATATTTGAATAACATGAACAAGGCGGACGTAATGCTCTTATATCCTACGGCGTATTCGGATTACTGA
- a CDS encoding tetratricopeptide repeat protein — MFYKLIAFLPLVLGTVYVGISQETKIYTHDQKRFQDALALYNNEQYQAAQSIFAKVKENTDNLETKANSAYYEANAAVRLNQLGADRLMESFVENYPTSTKRNSAFVDVAEYYFETGKYPYALKWYNKVDQYALSPAERDKFNFNYGYSLFSSGKKEEAEGYLRKVENSEKYGSQAKYYQGYIAYQEDDYDEANRRFDQIKDPEILEEKMDYYQADMNFKLGKFEEAIRLAKQQLAKNDRKERSELSKIIGESYFNLEQYADAIPYLEAYRGKRGKFSNTDYYLLGYSFYKQGDYANAIQQFNKIIGGTNSVSQNAYYHLAECYLKLDKKQEALNAFRNASQMDFSPQIKKDADLNYARLSYEIGNPYEPVPKVISDYLERYPNGENTEEMQDLLVDSYITSKNFEGAMRLLEENPKYASEATHQKVAYYRGIELFMNGNYVAAVENLGKSLDRPEDSLFKARANYWKAEAEYLLNRFDDALVDYIQFQQNPMASSTEQYNELDYNLGYTYFKLKDYDNAISYFNNFTQAGTDDTQKMYDAYLRLGDSYFVTSKYWPAIETYNKALALPGTEKAYAAFQKAMSYGFVDRRDTKIEELRRFASAYPNTSLRDDALFELANTLISTGQEQQGLQTYDRLIREYQGSSLVPEAKVRQGLVHYNANRNEQALGEFRSVVRDFPNTQEAVQAVSTAKLIYVDLGRVDEYAAWVENLDFVNVTDRELDNATFESADNQNMEGKRDAAIRGYENYIEQFPNGAHAVQSHFNLAQLYFGKGQKDKALPHYKIVADQSGGEYAEQSLARVCEIYIGKDDYVTVLPYLERLEDQADIQQNRVFAQSNLMKGYYEQNNFEKTLAYADKVLAVPTIDNRIKSDAQIMIARAAIATGDETKAKNAYQDVLEIATGGTAAEALYYDAYFKHLAQEFEASNASVQKLAKDYSSYKEWGGKGLVIMAKNFYALGDAYQATYILENVTTNFSQYPELVSEAKAELAIIKSKEAKSNSSIRTD; from the coding sequence ATGTTTTATAAATTAATCGCTTTTCTCCCACTCGTCTTGGGGACAGTCTACGTTGGGATATCCCAAGAGACCAAAATCTACACCCACGACCAGAAACGCTTTCAGGATGCTCTGGCCCTCTATAACAATGAGCAGTACCAAGCGGCGCAATCGATTTTTGCCAAGGTCAAGGAAAACACCGACAATCTCGAGACCAAGGCCAATAGCGCCTACTACGAGGCCAACGCCGCCGTACGCCTCAACCAGTTGGGGGCGGACCGGCTGATGGAAAGTTTTGTGGAAAACTATCCGACTTCCACCAAGCGCAACTCCGCTTTTGTCGATGTGGCGGAATATTATTTCGAAACCGGAAAATATCCCTATGCCCTGAAATGGTACAATAAGGTGGATCAGTACGCGCTATCCCCGGCGGAACGGGACAAATTTAACTTCAATTACGGCTATTCCCTCTTTTCCTCCGGAAAGAAAGAAGAGGCGGAAGGCTATCTCCGAAAAGTGGAGAATTCCGAAAAATACGGCTCCCAGGCCAAGTACTACCAAGGGTATATCGCCTATCAGGAAGATGATTACGACGAGGCCAACCGCCGTTTCGACCAGATCAAGGATCCTGAAATTCTGGAGGAGAAGATGGATTATTATCAGGCGGACATGAACTTCAAACTGGGCAAGTTCGAAGAGGCCATCCGTTTGGCGAAACAACAGCTGGCCAAAAATGACCGAAAGGAGAGGTCCGAACTCAGTAAGATCATCGGGGAGAGCTATTTTAATTTGGAGCAATATGCCGACGCCATTCCCTATTTGGAGGCGTATCGCGGAAAACGCGGTAAATTCAGCAATACGGATTATTACCTACTGGGATATTCCTTCTACAAGCAGGGCGATTACGCCAATGCCATCCAGCAGTTCAACAAGATTATCGGCGGTACGAACAGCGTTTCCCAAAATGCATATTATCACTTGGCGGAATGTTATCTAAAGTTGGACAAAAAACAGGAGGCCCTCAACGCGTTCCGGAACGCCTCCCAAATGGATTTTTCCCCTCAGATCAAAAAGGATGCCGACCTGAACTACGCTCGGTTGAGCTACGAGATCGGTAATCCCTATGAACCGGTCCCGAAAGTTATTTCCGATTATTTGGAGCGGTATCCCAACGGGGAAAATACGGAAGAGATGCAAGACCTACTGGTCGATTCGTACATCACCTCAAAGAATTTTGAGGGGGCAATGCGGCTGTTAGAAGAAAATCCGAAATACGCCAGCGAGGCCACCCACCAAAAAGTGGCGTACTACCGGGGCATCGAACTTTTTATGAACGGGAACTATGTAGCGGCCGTGGAAAATCTAGGGAAATCCCTCGACCGTCCCGAAGACTCGCTTTTTAAGGCTCGCGCCAATTATTGGAAGGCCGAGGCGGAATATCTACTGAACCGTTTCGACGATGCGCTGGTCGATTACATCCAGTTTCAGCAAAATCCCATGGCGAGCTCCACGGAGCAATACAACGAGCTCGACTATAATCTGGGCTATACTTATTTTAAGTTGAAGGACTACGACAACGCGATCTCGTATTTCAACAATTTTACTCAGGCGGGTACTGACGACACCCAAAAAATGTACGATGCGTACCTGCGTCTGGGCGACAGCTATTTTGTGACGAGCAAATACTGGCCGGCCATCGAGACCTACAATAAGGCCTTGGCGCTTCCGGGCACCGAAAAGGCCTACGCCGCTTTTCAAAAGGCCATGAGCTACGGTTTTGTCGATCGCCGGGATACCAAGATCGAGGAGCTGCGTAGGTTTGCCTCGGCCTATCCCAATACCAGCTTGCGCGACGATGCGCTTTTCGAGCTGGCGAACACTTTAATTTCCACGGGGCAGGAGCAGCAGGGCCTACAAACTTATGATCGGCTCATCCGTGAATATCAGGGCAGCTCTTTGGTGCCGGAGGCCAAGGTCCGTCAGGGGCTGGTGCACTACAACGCGAATCGCAATGAACAGGCGCTGGGCGAATTTAGATCCGTCGTACGTGACTTTCCCAACACCCAGGAAGCGGTGCAGGCCGTCTCCACCGCCAAACTGATCTACGTGGATCTGGGCCGGGTGGACGAGTATGCCGCTTGGGTCGAGAACCTTGACTTTGTGAATGTCACCGACCGCGAACTCGACAACGCTACGTTCGAATCCGCCGACAACCAGAATATGGAGGGCAAGAGGGATGCGGCCATCAGGGGCTACGAAAACTATATCGAGCAATTTCCGAACGGGGCCCATGCAGTGCAGTCGCATTTCAACCTGGCCCAACTTTATTTTGGAAAGGGACAGAAAGACAAGGCCCTGCCGCACTACAAGATCGTGGCCGACCAATCGGGCGGCGAATACGCCGAGCAGTCCCTTGCCAGGGTCTGTGAAATCTATATAGGGAAAGACGATTACGTCACCGTGCTACCGTATCTGGAGCGGCTTGAAGATCAGGCGGACATTCAACAGAACCGCGTGTTTGCACAGTCCAACCTTATGAAGGGCTACTATGAGCAGAATAATTTCGAGAAAACCTTGGCCTATGCCGATAAGGTATTGGCCGTACCGACCATCGACAACCGGATCAAAAGTGACGCCCAGATCATGATCGCCAGAGCCGCCATTGCCACCGGCGACGAGACCAAGGCAAAAAACGCCTATCAGGACGTATTGGAGATCGCGACCGGAGGCACCGCGGCCGAAGCACTATATTACGATGCCTACTTCAAGCACCTGGCCCAAGAGTTCGAGGCATCGAATGCATCCGTACAAAAACTGGCCAAGGATTATTCCAGCTATAAGGAATGGGGCGGCAAGGGCCTTGTTATCATGGCCAAGAATTTTTATGCCCTGGGCGATGCTTATCAGGCGACCTATATTTTGGAAAACGTAACGACCAATTTCAGCCAATATCCCGAACTGGTCTCCGAGGCGAAAGCGGAACTGGCGATCATAAAGTCGAAAGAGGCAAAAAGTAATTCATCGATTCGGACGGATTGA